The Erinaceus europaeus chromosome 17, mEriEur2.1, whole genome shotgun sequence nucleotide sequence tctttttttattagataaaacagagaaattgagagggaaaggtgagaGTGNNNNNNNNNNNNNNNNNNNNNNNNNNNNNNNNNNNNNNNNNNNNNNNNNNNNNNNNNNNNNNNNNNNNNNNNNNNNNNNNNNNNNNNNNNNNNNNNNNNNNNNNNNNNNNNNNNNNNNNNNNNNNNNNNNNNNNNNNNNNNNNNNNNNNNNNNNNNNNNNNNNNNNNNNNNNNNNNNNNNNNNNNNNNNNNNNNNNNNNNTCCATGATATTTGTatttagaaacaaaaaagaattttggtccatgctcccagaaaaggttaaagaagagggaaacttccaatggagggagcagAAAAGGAACTCaggcggtgggaactgtgcggaaaTGTGCCTGTTCCCtttcagtcttgtcaatcattattaaatcactagtaaagcatttttttaaatactcccAGTAGGgagtttcttctcctttttttctttttccccagaaccctgctcagctctggtttatgctagtgctggggattaaacctgggaccactggtgcctcaggcatgagagtctgtttgcggaACCATTAATGCTGCCGCCTCagcccaagaatttttttttaatttttaatgtttatttattattcccatttgtaggccttgttttattgttgtagttattctttaaaaaaaaaaattttagagactttcatgcctgaggctctaaagtcccaggttcaatcccctgcactaccataagccagagctgagcagtgctctggtaaaaaaaaaaaaaaaaaaattatttattttcccttttgttgcccttgtttttttgttgttgtagttattattgctgttgttattgatgttgtcattgttagataggacaaagagaaatggagaggaggagagaaagacagacacctgaagacctgcttcaccgcttgtgaagcaactcccctgcagatggggagccaggggctcgaaccgggatcctaaggccagtacttgagctttgcaccacatgcgcttaacccactgcgctaccgcccaaatcccattgttgtagttattgttgttgttattgatgtcatcgttgttggataggacagagagaaatggagagagggggaaagacagacacctgcagacctgcttccctgcctgtgaagcgactcccctgcaggtggggacctgggggcttgaaccgagttccttacactggtccttgttttttgtaccacctgcacttaacccgctgtgctaccacccgactcccccaagaaTATCTTTTTTAAACATGTACTTAGTGACTAAtgacacacacggggggggggggggggggcgggagcaccagggcaccactctggcatattcaatgccagagatcaaactggggacctcaggcttgagggtccaacactctGTCCCCCTAttgtcacctcccaggctgcaactTTATAAAGGtttattattaggtttattattattgtagctatctGCAGGgtccaggtctgagcccagcaccacatgggagatgctgtggcactgggagaagctcaGGTGTTGTGACGTCTGCCTGTCTTTTGTTCTAAGTGAATATGCAGCTTggtgggggctggagagatacaCCACATAGGGCTAACCAAGGCACTGGTGTCTCCCCTCACTCTTGtctatatgtatgtatttcaaaatatttgtttatttatgacgctgaggaggagagagagaaccagagcatcactctggcacatgtgacggctggagtcaaactcaggacaccacgcttgagagtccagtgccttaaccactgcgccacttccctgTCTGCTCCATCTCTTATCCGAAGAGCCAGTCTAGAACAAGGAAGCTTCAACGGTGACAAAAAACAGCAGCCTGGGCGCAGAGAAATCAAGCACATACGAGTGAAGCCCTGGCATGATCAAAAATAAATCGATAAATAAGGAATTGTAAGAGAATGAATGAGGAGGGACAGCGAGGGTCTGAGCTGGTGCCGGGGAGTGCACCCAGGGCGCCCGGGGCCACCGCCACGCAGAGTGGTCCTGCGGCTCTTTTCTCTCATTTGAAGACAACTTTCCTGGAGCCCAAGTCCCTGGATCACCGTCATACTATCCCCTCTGTGAGCACCTGTGGAAAGGGACCCTTAGAAAGACAGggacatgtggtccgggaggtggcgcagtggctaaagcattggattctcaagcaggaggtcccaagttcaatccccggcagcacatgtaccagagtgatgtctggttctttctctcctcctatctttctcattaataaataaaatctttaaaaaaaaaaaaaagacagggacaGGTAGGGTCACTGGCCCCCCAGAAAGGAACTGCCCTGAGCAGGAGGGCAGAGGGTGGGGAGTCCTCAGGCCTCAAGACGGCAGTGTCACGGAGGGAGACGCTGTAATTTGGGGCACACTTTCTCTCTGGACCTGGTGTGGGGTCTCTCCTGTGTACACGCTGAGAGGAGGTAAGAGtcgaggcagagacagacactgaCACTCAAACCCGCCAGCCTGGATGGCGACAAACAGTGACACACGGGACAGCTCCTTCTAGCTCtttatgggggagggagggagggaggggacggACGACAGGATCCTCAGAATAAAGCCCCACTCTTGCTACCTGCCAGGGCCCGGCGTTCAGTGAGGGGATGCTCACTGCCCAGGGTGGGTGGATGCTGACACGGGGCCCCGTTCTCCCCAGGTTGGTAAGCAGCCTCTGTTGCTGCCTGTCTCCTGGTCCAGTTCTGTTCTCACCAGGGTGTCCTCTGAGCCCCCCTTGGGGTGTGGCATGTGAGACAAGTGGCCGCGCTGTGTCACCTTCGAAGTTTCCGGCACCTGCGGAGAGGAAGCCGGGGCTCTGTTCACGCTGGTACAGCTCCTCTGGACTCGCCcctcttcacctcctgtgaacccCACTATCTCCTAACGCTCTCAGCCTGGCAGGTGCTCAGTGCCATGGCCTCAGTGTGCCAGGGAGAGACCAGGGAGGGATGGTGAGCTGATCACATCACATCATGGGTAAAGGTTctactgtctccctggcctgttggTACCCCAGGTGGGAAGGCCCGGGGGTGTCGCATTCTTACTCCAGGTGGATGTCAAGGCAACTCTAGGTCACCTGTGACCCTCACAGATGGTCACAGGCACCCCGACTGCAGCCCTCAACAGCCTCTGCTGGATGAGGAAGTCAGCCTGGTGCATGCTGGTCCCCAGACACCTGGCAAATATTTGTTCAACCTGCTTGACGGCTGCCCCCGCCCTGCCTCCCTGCCCACCACCTGCTCCCACCCGGCACCTTGGCTCACCTGCATGTGCGGGGGTTGAGCTCTAGGCCCCGCCCTTGGCAACGGAGGAGGCTGCGGCGTGGACAGCGGCAGCGGCAGGTCCGGGGGTCAGGGCGCTGGTGGCGCTGGGGGCAGCGTGGGcagaggagcctggggctggagtgGGATGGGTGATGTCAGCTGGGAAGGGTGCTCCGGGGGCAGGGGCCCAGCCCAGAATGGAGCGGGGCTGGGGGCGGTGATGGGGAGTGGAGGCCCTAGGAGGAGAAGCGACATGTCTggggcaggaagaaagcttcttcCCCCGGGGGGCTGGGGTTGAGGTGGGCCAAGGAAAaggggacagagggaaagagaggatatcCCCAACGCCCCCCCAAATTGCTGACACTCCCCCCAGCTCCACCCACAGCTACTATCCTGGGCGCCAATCTCAGAGACTCACCTGCCCGGCTGCCCCgcactctctctctgttttggtcTGGAtaggaaacagacagacagacagagaaagacaaggaaGAAGAGGATGAGGCACCCTACCCTGTGGCTTCAGACCCCGGGCCTTCCCCAAGGGGCTGGGTCCCCAAAACCTGCCCCTCCCTGCAGCAGCCAGGGACCAGCACCCCGAAGCCTGGGGGTCCGGCTAGCACCTGCATTCACACTGGCTGTGCTCCTCGAGGGACATCTCCCCCAGCTGGCTGCTGGGGTAGTGAATCATGAGGATCTGGGGAGAGACAGCAGCTGGTGAGAGAGGCACACGAGAGAAGACCCGCACAGCCACCCGCCGGCCCGCCCGCCACCCGGTACCTGCATGCGGACTCGGTACTGGCCGGTGGGCACGCACTCCAGGGCCTCATCAGGGCAGCAGCCGCCGCAGCGCTGCACGGTGACACAGCTGGGGACCAGCTGCTTGGCCACTGTGCCCAGGAGCTCCATGTTCAGGGGCACCACCACGTCCCGCGGCTGGCAGGTGGCCCTTGCGTACAcgtccagccatgacaccactgGGACAGAAGGAGAGACTGCAGCTCCCCACACCCACCTCTGCCCTCCCAACCTGCCTCCCCCTGCCTGTTCatccagagacacccccccccccccccggaatctCACTGCCTCGGTTTCCTCTCCTGTGACATGGACAGAATAAGGGTGTAgcacttgggctggggagacagcatcacggttctgcaaaagactctctctcgtgcctgagactctgaggtcccagattcaatccccagcaccaccagaagtcagagctgagcaggattctggtctttctctgcctgtcttcctttctgtacctctcattaaaataaatgtagcGGCcaaggaggtggcttagtggtggAGCGCAGGACTCCAGTGCTCCAGGTTCCAAGTTTGACTCCTGGCACCAGGCATGCTGCTTTCTCAAGAATCTAAAGCACCTACTGtgcacacttgttacagtgcacaaggagcgaggttcgaatccctggtccccacctgcaaggggaaagcttcacgagtggtgaagcagggctgcaggtgtctctctccctctttatcacccccctcccctctcaatttctggctgtatccatCCAATAAATGGCTCTGGTGGGCCAGTGGGCACAAGGAGGTTGGCACCGAGCCAGTGATGAGGCGGCATAGAGTTAGAATTAGTTGTAACCAAGTCTTACCTTTCTTCTGGTGACTGGGGACTTCGCgctgggagccgggggcctgagagagagagagagagagagagagagagagagacactccagCTGCACCCCAGGAGGAAAAGGCCCATGGCCACCAGGGCTGTGTCCTTGGTCAGGAGGCGTCCTGCCCTCTGACATCTGTCCCGGCTGCTCTGTCCCTGGGGTCACCCTGGGTTTTTACCTGCCCTCTCCTGGCCATCTGTGACCTCGCCTGGCCACGACCCTCCAGGGGCGCCCTGCCAGCGGGTCCCCGAGGTCAGGAGGGGTGCGGGTGCGAGCCAGTTGGGGCTCAGGTCCCCCGAGCAGCGAGGCGGCTGCGCCCTGGGGCGGGGAGGGGCAGTGGTCCTAGGGATGCCCGGCTCCCCTGGGCCCCCCAGGCGCCCCCGCGCCTCCCCACTTCCGCCAACCTTGAGAGGGCACCGCGGGCGGCGCGTACCTGGGCGCGGGCCAGCGGCAGCAGCGCGGCGAGCAGCAGGCGGCGGAGCAGGGGGCCCATGGTGGCCGCGGGGGGGCGCCCGCATGGCCCTAGCCCGGCGGCGCGGGGGGCGGCAGCAGCCGGAGCCCCATggcgcggggggcgggggcgggggccgggCGCGGGGGGGCGGCTCCTCCGCGGCCCCCTCCCGAGCCCTGGGCGCAGGCAGCGCAGCGCAGCTCCGCGGCGGCGGCCAGAGGAGCTGGGcctgcgggcggcggcggcggcggcgggttGCGGGGACGGCGGGGGTGGCGAGGActgcgggggcggcggggggccgggccggggcgggCGGCTCATGTGACCCAGACACGCGAGCCCCAccgggcggcggggcggggcggggccggcggCGATCACGCCCCCACTCGCCGGCCTGCAGGGGGGCACCGCCCGGGCGCGGGACTCGGGGCGCGGGCGGATGGAGGAGTCTAAGCGGGACGGGCGCGGTGAGAAGCACTTTATTGCACGCGTTTAGGGGATGCggggggcaaacgctagaagaaggggcAGGGGGGCACCCCGCAGGCGCTGGGCGGGCCGCAGTGGGGTCCATCCAGGGGAACCCCTAGGAGCTGGTGCCGGGGGGCGCGACCCCAGGGCCCGGCTGCAGCCGCTGGCTCCGCGCCTGATCCTGCTGGAACCGGGCTCGCTTGTCCCTGGAGGAGAGAAAGCCCTGGGTGGTCgggacaggggcctggggagCCCACCCCAGCCGTGGGGGGCGGGGCAGGGAGAGCAACGACAGACTTGGCACGGGCCCGGGTCTCCTTGTAGATGGTGGTGATGATCCGGTCCTTCTCATCCATGAAGCTCCTGTGCATCTGCTCCAGCTTCCTGCAAACAGGTGACAGTGAGCCCCGGGGCCCCCCTCTCCTgcacgcgggggggggggggggggacacccaGCTCCTGGGTCCTACTGATGTCAAACTAAAGGTTAGGCCCTGCCTGCGTGAGGTTGGGGAGCCGACACAGAGAGGTCAGGGCTTATCCCGTGTGCAGTACTGACCCAGGCCCTTGGCTGTCCTGGAGGGGTGGCTCGCTAAAGGGATCACTGAGCTAGGCAGGCAGTGGGCACCGAGCACCAGCCTGTCATGCCAGGactgaggaggtggctcagctggataaagcattggacttgtatgcttgaggctcccactTCCATCCCCAGgaccacatgtactggagtggtgctctgacttctctccctctccctctccctctccctctcctccctctccctctccctctccctctccctctccctctcctccctctccctctccctctccctctccctctccctcaccctctccctctccctctccctctccctctccctctccctctccctctccctctccctctccctgactCAGGTGAAGCTCTAATAGATGcaataagcccccccccccatatcactTCATTGAGGAAGTGATGATTTACAGGATTTTAGCTGTCACAAGGATACATTTACACAGTGCCCCCAAAATCCTCTATAAATCTTGAGAGGAACAGGGAACTGCCAGTCCAGTAAGGACAGCCGCTAATGATGGTCTCTTATAATGCATGTCCTGGTTGGGGAGGTGGCTCGGAgggagaggccccaggttcaagcctttgcacTGTAAATGCCAGaacagtgctttctttttttgaaaatcgctaccggggttattgctgggagcttggtggctgcactGCAAACCCACAGCTGCTGGTAGCCCCTCCCCAgccttccccctcacccccccttttttttttttaccagagcactgctcagctctggcttgtggtggtggtgtgaggcattgaacctgggactttagaacctcaggcatgagtctgtttgcataaccattatgctatctacccttgccccctccttttttatttgataggacagagagaaaatgagaggaaagtggagagagacctgcagcactgtttcattgctcatgaagcttcttcctgcctCGCGTGAGAACCCGGGCTTGAACGGgggtgcattgtaatacgtgcactctaccaagtgcgtCATCActgcctgcccagccccctgcctaTCTTCAGCCTCCTTGCCTGCTGCCTGGCTCTCCCTAGGGACCTTGGTCTTGGCTTTCTCTAAAGGTGCAGGGTGACAGGGTGGTGTGGACAGACAGCTGACCACGAGGGGCTCCAGCCCACCTCTTGCCCCCTGCCTTGTGCCCACGCGCCCGGGCTGCACCTGAAGGCCGCGTAGTGCAGGCCCATGCCCGCCAGCATGATGAACACACAGTAGCCCAGCACCCGCTGGTTGTGTTTGTGCTGCTGCCGCCTGAACTCTGGTTCCTGTGGCCACACTCTGTGGAACTGGGCCCAGTACCTCGCGTTGGGGGGTTCCCAGGAGCtgctggagggaggagaaggCGCAGAGTGGGGGTAAAGCCCCCAGGGTCTTGcaggttggtgtgtgtgtgtgtgggggggggttctgCCGGGGCGGCCCTACCTGTGTGTCTGACTGTGACTCGCAGCAGCCCCAGGGCTGGCCTGGGCGCCTGGTGGCGGGGGTGGTGGTCCCTGCGGGGC carries:
- the VEGFB gene encoding vascular endothelial growth factor B isoform X4, whose amino-acid sequence is MSRPPRPGPPPPPQSSPPPPSPQPAAAAAARRPSSSGRRRGAALRCLRPGLGRGPRRSRPPAPGPRPRPPRHGAPAAAAPRAAGLGPCGRPPAATMGPLLRRLLLAALLPLARAQAPGSQREVPSHQKKVVSWLDVYARATCQPRDVVVPLNMELLGTVAKQLVPSCVTVQRCGGCCPDEALECVPTGQYRVRMQILMIHYPSSQLGEMSLEEHSQCECSPRLLCPRCPQRHQRPDPRTCRCRCPRRSLLRCQGRGLELNPRTCRCRKLRR
- the VEGFB gene encoding vascular endothelial growth factor B isoform X3 — its product is MGPLLRRLLLAALLPLARAQAPGSQREVPSHQKKVVSWLDVYARATCQPRDVVVPLNMELLGTVAKQLVPSCVTVQRCGGCCPDEALECVPTGQYRVRMQILMIHYPSSQLGEMSLEEHSQCECRPKQRESAGQPGSPRLLCPRCPQRHQRPDPRTCRCRCPRRSLLRCQGRGLELNPRTCRCRKLRR
- the VEGFB gene encoding vascular endothelial growth factor B isoform X2 — encoded protein: MSRPPRPGPPPPPQSSPPPPSPQPAAAAAARRPSSSGRRRGAALRCLRPGLGRGPRRSRPPAPGPRPRPPRHGAPAAAAPRAAGLGPCGRPPAATMGPLLRRLLLAALLPLARAQAPGSQREVPSHQKKVVSWLDVYARATCQPRDVVVPLNMELLGTVAKQLVPSCVTVQRCGGCCPDEALECVPTGQYRVRMQILMIHYPSSQLGEMSLEEHSQCECRASTPHHRPQPRSILGWAPAPGAPFPADITHPTPAPGSSAHAAPSATSALTPGPAAAAVHAAASSVAKGGA
- the VEGFB gene encoding vascular endothelial growth factor B isoform X1 — translated: MGPLLRRLLLAALLPLARAQAPGSQREVPSHQKKVVSWLDVYARATCQPRDVVVPLNMELLGTVAKQLVPSCVTVQRCGGCCPDEALECVPTGQYRVRMQILMIHYPSSQLGEMSLEEHSQCECRPKQRESAGQPGRASTPHHRPQPRSILGWAPAPGAPFPADITHPTPAPGSSAHAAPSATSALTPGPAAAAVHAAASSVAKGGA
- the VEGFB gene encoding vascular endothelial growth factor B isoform X5, producing the protein MARRGQAPGSQREVPSHQKKVVSWLDVYARATCQPRDVVVPLNMELLGTVAKQLVPSCVTVQRCGGCCPDEALECVPTGQYRVRMQILMIHYPSSQLGEMSLEEHSQCECRPKQRESAGQPGRASTPHHRPQPRSILGWAPAPGAPFPADITHPTPAPGSSAHAAPSATSALTPGPAAAAVHAAASSVAKGGA
- the DNAJC4 gene encoding dnaJ homolog subfamily C member 4 isoform X4, translated to MPPRWPLHLCPRWPCSAPARLFAAAARQRPGPSNYYELLGVHPGASMEEVKRAFFSKSKELHPDRDPGNPTLHSRFVELSEAYQVLSHEQSRRTYDQQLHWAPQGPPPPPPGAQASPGAAASHSQTHSSWEPPNARYWAQFHRVWPQEPEFRRQQHKHNQRVLGYCVFIMLAGMGLHYAAFRKLEQMHRSFMDEKDRIITTIYKETRARAKDKRARFQQDQARSQRLQPGPGVAPPGTSS
- the DNAJC4 gene encoding dnaJ homolog subfamily C member 4 isoform X2: MPPRWPLHLCPRWPCSAPARLFAAAARQRPGPSNYYELLGVHPGASMEEVKRAFFSKSKELHPDRDPGNPTLHSRFVELSEAYQVLSHEQSRRTYDQQLHWAPQGPPPPPPGAQASPGAAASHSQTHSSSWEPPNARYWAQFHRVWPQEPEFRRQQHKHNQRVLGYCVFIMLAGMGLHYAAFRKLEQMHRSFMDEKDRIITTIYKETRARAKDKRARFQQDQARSQRLQPGPGVAPPGTSS
- the DNAJC4 gene encoding dnaJ homolog subfamily C member 4 isoform X5 — its product is MPPRWPLHLCPRWPCSAPARLFAAAARQRRFVELSEAYQVLSHEQSRRTYDQQLHWAPQGPPPPPPGAQASPGAAASHSQTHSSSWEPPNARYWAQFHRVWPQEPEFRRQQHKHNQRVLGYCVFIMLAGMGLHYAAFRKLEQMHRSFMDEKDRIITTIYKETRARAKDKRARFQQDQARSQRLQPGPGVAPPGTSS
- the DNAJC4 gene encoding dnaJ homolog subfamily C member 4 isoform X3, with product MRSSCGLSPAARPPPCRPAGPCTCARAGPAAPPPGSSQRPPGSGLGPATTMSYWGCILVPAWKKLNGPSSPSPRSRFVELSEAYQVLSHEQSRRTYDQQLHWAPQGPPPPPPGAQASPGAAASHSQTHSSWEPPNARYWAQFHRVWPQEPEFRRQQHKHNQRVLGYCVFIMLAGMGLHYAAFRKLEQMHRSFMDEKDRIITTIYKETRARAKDKRARFQQDQARSQRLQPGPGVAPPGTSS
- the DNAJC4 gene encoding dnaJ homolog subfamily C member 4 isoform X1 codes for the protein MRSSCGLSPAARPPPCRPAGPCTCARAGPAAPPPGSSQRPPGSGLGPATTMSYWGCILVPAWKKLNGPSSPSPRSRFVELSEAYQVLSHEQSRRTYDQQLHWAPQGPPPPPPGAQASPGAAASHSQTHSSSWEPPNARYWAQFHRVWPQEPEFRRQQHKHNQRVLGYCVFIMLAGMGLHYAAFRKLEQMHRSFMDEKDRIITTIYKETRARAKDKRARFQQDQARSQRLQPGPGVAPPGTSS